A window of Magallana gigas chromosome 8, xbMagGiga1.1, whole genome shotgun sequence genomic DNA:
ggccgatctcactagactagataccatctcgcgagaatcaaagtaaaacttttgagaaagagataaattgtgtaatttccagaacatcatgctttttaagtaaacaaaacagtatttttcgcgtagttttttcaaagagacagactacacttgaccgacgtgaactttgacgtcacaataaggggaaattactctataagtagttattgtaaatctgctgaaatataaataccaaaatcttctcaaaatcttgcagggCAAACGATtcgggacatttcttcagagacAGGAAACAACTGTAACTCGCTCTTATTTGGATGAATGcccacatttattttattcactatatttacggtaatttccaggaacgttttttaaatggggtgtggcaacatcattcaaaaaatcttcacaagcaaaaagaaaaataaaattctcaaaatcaggaaaattctaatcggggtgaggaatggggagtgcgtggtatgcctttagctctttagctgctcaaaggtgtctttattttcactactatttacggtattacatgctcccgggggatccattttcctaatgtgatcaacaaatttttttataccTAGGctaaatttgatttgttttaaacggggggggggggggggattatgAATTATGACAtgcataatgaaaatttactggaaaaaaaggtgtatttattttattttgcattcaaattcatttactttacgtcactacttttatttttattgatttatcataattcatttttgatcacatgctgcgcttgccccaacggtcgcaccgtaaaacatattacctATAATTAAGCTTTTTCTCCACCTTTGAATTATGTACCATGTGTTGATAATAATTAGAACaatattacaaaatacattGAGCCAGAATCCAACATGATATATATAGTCTATCTGAGTAATGTGAAATTCATAACCTTTATCATTGAAATGTCATAGTAAGATATTTTGATGGCTTTGTTATAAACTACAACATGCTGTTATATGTTTCCTACAACACAGGGTCCAGCCTGATCTTCATGATATACTACGGAACCCTCAAGACCTCGGGCCTGTTCTTCGTGGCCTTTCAGGATTACTACAAGTCTGAAGCCTTCATAACCTCCATCATACCGGGCGTTCTACAGACCGTCTACAGCATCGCTTGTAAGTCAACGGTCATTCTAAAAGTTAATTCTCGAACAATTTGGATTATCTAGAGTGTTGAATGCAACTCTTATAGTAAAATCAACGTTGTCTTATTCAAATAGTTCACAAATCTACTATTTTTGACTTATAGGCTTTTCAAAAAGGTGTTCCAAAACATGTTaaggtaatttttaaaaagcatccGACACCTTTCAATGAATGAATTAGGGACTGCTTTGAGGTGTTTATTTGGATCACACTGTTTCTACACCACATTCTTCTCCATTGCAGTCAAATCCTTTCTACACTGCCTTTATATCATGACATGCTGATACACAGCTTCTCCATCTTGCTTCTCATTTACTAGTATGCTGTCTTTGTATCTCAGTGACTGTTACTTTAGCTTTAAGGATAAGCagttagaaattttgaaataagataTCACTTTTTTCCGATTCTACAAAATGTCTTCAACTAGAGTTAAGTGATAAAAGTCTTGACTGACATACCGTCATTTGGCTTACCGCTGAAGCAACTGTGAAACCTTCTCTATTAACCGACCTCTCCAACCCCAGCGAATGTgatcggaatgttttctttatcgttgccaAGTACGTAATAAATCCGAAAGGGATCTCTTTTAAGAatgttagttgttgcaacagcagacaaaaactaatttttttattgtcacatttatttctagaacacattttattcaccaatgaATGAAGATTAAGTTTAAATCCATAAACTTCTAGATTTTATATCTGACTAAAAGAACCTAGATTctgtgaaatagactataaacatgaggcacgatttttactgcgaaaatgaaagggtcaaataaaaccatgtggtctaaaatttgaaggacaataacatttgcagggGTGTCTCCGTCATATTACATGATTTTACTAGGCGTTCCAAAATTGATGAACTTTGACCACCATCTTTTGTTATATAagtcatgtatttaaaatattggtTATGCAAAGAGAAGAAGCTCTTTTCCACGAAATTAAACCCATCGTTAATACTTACATAAACTTACATGTTAATGCTTATACTTTGATCAAATGGTTTTCATGGAGCGTTGAGTTAAAATCACAATTGGTTCTATTTGAGAAACcgtgaaattttaacaccgtGGAATTAAATCGACTTACAATATTTACATGATGTTTGAAACTCATCTTATTTATTATATAGCATTGCCTAATTTTGCaaactttcatttaatttatttgggGTCGTGTTCAGAAATTGAATTTAGAAAAACGCATGCATTCATTTTAGTTTCAGACGTAACACGTGTGTTTGATTTTTGACCTTGTATTACaacataatgaaaacaatttttttcaaatcctaAATAAACGGATTTTAccatttaatgtaaatataattcattcttgtaaaacaattttgatgTGAAGAAGTACGTAACATTTGATAACGATATTCAAGTTTTTCCAAAGTTGAGTCAGTTGCTTTTAGGTATGTCAGCAATTGAAAATACGTGTAAttaaaaaatggtgaaaaatgtttaaaaattacttaCATTTCTATGTGCAAACGCTAGAAAATATCAGCAAAATGTCGAGTAATCTTTAGGAAAATCGCGggttttttaatatgaatgatgCATTATAAAAACTTTCCAGGTATTGTTAGTTTGTAAACCTATCTAAATAAATATGTagtaaatttaatattacagcCCTCCCTATCCTCACAGTGGGACTCGATCACCTGTCCGCCCGTCAGATGATCATCGTCGGAGGATTCCTCCAATCCATTGCTTATTTCATCGGATTCTTTGCAGACAGAATTGAGATCCTTATTTTCACACATGGAGTTCTATACGGTGAGCTTTATCCGTTTTCAATTAAATCTTTTTACTCTTTGACTTTTCAAGTTTTTGTCCATTCTGTGATCGATTTCTTGCCTGTTGAGACTATACTACAATTTGTTCATTCCAGGAATTGGGTGTGCTACCATCCATGGTCCGACAGCCTACCTGATTGGTCTATACTTTGACAGACGGCGGGAGTTGGCAAACTCTGTTCTAATGGCATCCGCAGGTTTTGGCGGACTCGTTGTTCCTCCTTTATATCGCTATCTTCTGGACGTTTACGGTCTTCGTGGTACCATGCTCATCTTTTCAGGAGTTATATTCAATGTAGTGGCTCTAGCAGGACTACTAAAGCCTCCATCTCTTTTTCACCACCCCTCTAACAGCAACAGCAAATCCAAACCGGAATATTCTAATGTTCAAATCCAAGACAATCACGAGTATTCACAAGTACCGACGGGCAAAAAGCGCTCAATATCTCTGAGTGAAATACCGACACCTGGAAATGGCGTCTTATCCAGTTTCGAAAACGATGAAACATGGGGGAGTTTGCCACATCGACTGGATATTAGAACACACCACAGCTCTCGTCTCTCGCAGAGTTTCTGTAGTCTAGGAAGTACAGATGTTGTTTACAGCCTTTCCCAATCCCAATTAAATGAATCGCAAGCACAAAAAgatgtcaaaaacaaaattatgattatttcacTCCTTAAAAAGCCATTGCTACAGATGTATCTTTTTGTGTACTTATTTGGAAGTATAGGATCTTCATATGGTCATATTTATATTTCCCCGTTTGCTCGTGACCATGGAATGACTACAACAGAAGTTTCGTTATTGGTATCTGTTACCAATATGTGTGATTTCATTGGTCGAGGTTTATGTGGAGTAATAGCCAATCAGCGTAGAGTTAAGAACTCCACGATTTTGGCTGTTAGCCAACTTGTGACTGCTATCACCTTGGCGCTCTGCTCTTTTTATGGGTCTTTCTTGAGTTTCATTGCCCTAGCTGTTATGTTTGGTCTTTTTGCCGGTGCCATTTTCTCTATGACGCCAAGTATTGTAGTGGACTTCGTAGGAATAGAAAATTTCAGAACAGCTTTTGGGATTATTATCCTGGGACAAGGGATAACTATGGGAACGGGAGCTCCACTATTaggtaaaaacaaaactattcTCAAACTTTCCTTCAATAAATTTAGATTAGAAGAAAACTAGATCTAACTTCACTTAGATTTAGAGAATGTTGAGACTTTTAAAGATCAATTTAACactgtacatttttatttgatgagaCCTACTGGTCAACAAATATAATTTCTCATTTTGTCAAGCTAGTAAGTAGGAAATGTTCTTGTATCTTGAAGGGTACCTCCGGGACGTATACCTCACCTATATGCCGTCTTTCTACTTCATGGGGGCGTGTCTGATTCTGTCTGGGCTGACCTTACTGATGGAACCGTGTGTCAGAAAACGTCAGGACAAAATGGAGAATGTAACTCGACCGTCAGAAGAGGTGGTGCTTTCTGCGTGAttctcgataatttataaacttaaaataatGTCAATATAGACAGGAAAAACTCAAGTAGAAAAGAAATCAATATATGaccaaatgaataaaattacaaaCCTGAATTCGAAATGAAACGAGAAGAAGCAAAACCCGCTAGATATGTGCTGATCTGATATCAAACATTTTGTATGCACTATTATTATGCTTAAAGCACTATTTCTTtgcattgtatatataatagtaGTTGAATATCAACCTTGTCATCAGCAGTGAAAGTAGGGGGGATTTCTTGATCTTTTTATAGACTGAGACAACGTTCCCTCTCTATATGATCAATTTGAACATATAAACTCCAAACATTGGCTCTTAACGatgttttcaattaaatgtaGCACACGTAGATCTTTTATCCaaagagaaaaaatgtttaaaatcaccTGCTTAAGGGGAAATAAAAGAAGTGGGTGATTTTAAAATCCTTATTCTTTCATAATTATACCTGATGTTTATATGctaatattaacaattcaagcatcctgatataaaatatatgaagtCTCAAAAAATGAATGACTTGAAACCAAATATAGGTTCCCAAAGGTATCATAGGAActaatgtataaatatattcaaacagtATCTTAAGCTAGTGGAGACAATTTTCTATTTCTaagataaagataaaaaaaagctaaaatgaatgattttcaaGGTAAGTAATATCATATTGTCTATAAGTCGGAGGCCCTACATGTGGATATTGTGAAATCTTAAATGGATAGCATGGAGAAcatcagattttaaaacttaTATCGGAAGAATATAAATGGcggtgaaaataattttttgtcatttgGAATGTTTGACAGTCTCATACAGTATAGACTTTTCTGTTAATGAATTGTCATTAAATGTGTATCGCATTAAATCAATCTTTGAGTATTCCTATGTTACGAATTCTGCTATAGTCTTTACTATGTACCCTTTTTAAAGTTTGGCGTCTTTTAGTTTACCATGACAGACTAGAAATGACACAGATTAGCGTGACTGCATATGACTAATTAAACGATCTTTCATTCAAATATTCTTTGCATAATAGCATTAATCAGCTGTACCGATCCAATTTAGACAGATATTGCAGTGTTTAAGGATAAGCGTGTCATGTGATTCACAGATACAGAAGACGTCccaaaatccatgaaaataaaatattgaatataattctcaataatataaaattaagattttaagaCATACTTCTGGTCAACGTTTTTTTCATTGATTCAAAAAAGGTGTTCCTCGTAATAATTTAACATCGGAATTATTAAAGATATTACATAAGAATGATAATAAAccaaatttagtataaaaagaaacaaattaagCGTTGCTTACTAAAtcatattgaaattaataaaagacattGTTTATtgagataataatttttaatgaaataaatattgtttgggTTTTCAAAAGAACAGTTCTTTTTCACGTGACTTAATTAGACGAAGGTTCAGCTTTGTTGAACTTCCAACCTCACCATCACATTGGTATTCTTCTTGATTGATGCTCCAAACCATCTTGTCCTCGAACTATAGTACTTTGTGCTCataagaaaaacatttatttttctgatcGGCTtcgttttctaaaaaaaaaaaatgaatttacaaaaacatattttgttagtaaattagtaaattttgattttccttAACCATTTTCGACCACAAAATTGCACCTGCTATTTCTTTAAGATAAATCTGTGTAAAACTGTACTTTAAATAAAGAGAAAggcatacaaatttaaaatatatttaaatcgatcaatttttactgttttgaaatatatccaAGTTAAGGAATAAACATAGTAATGACAAACAATGGAATTGCTtactaaattaaaataatgaattatgaatgTAGCGgctaataaatattttcaaaaacactTACATTTTGCTTAAGCATCCATTAGAACTTCAATGTGTTGATAAGTTGATTACACGTACCATTTACAATCAAATAAACCTTTTCCAAACCCCAAATGATATTGCTTTATATACTCCACATGCAAGTACGACGCACTGATTACATTTCCCGTTGTTTTACACACACCAGCAATCTCCAAACACGAACACAATAACGTCTGGTATTGTGAAAACAATTGAAGTTATGCTTAATTCAGAGCACATAATTCTAGCAATATATACTTTACATCAAAGGTGTAAAAAATCACTCAcgtatataaattcaaaaaattcacCCATACCAAGTATCTCCAAACACAAACGCGACAACGTGCAGTTGTACATAAGATCCTGGCAATTTGGATTTTTCGAGagagaaaaatctttcaaattaaGAGAAATCCAaggtatataataatataaaataatgtttactcGATTTCAAATTCTATTCCTTATTagaatatgtatttatttttttgttagtttacttatttagtattttaatgatgcttttgaaaatataacagAAGAAATGTATTCACTCACCTATAAACTCGATGTTTTCAAACCAGTGACGCTTAAGTACACGTTTGTTTACAAACATAAATTGTTTGttggaaaatttgaattttgttggcattccttattttgcattttatgttttaataatatatttatttttggtgACGCTCGAAAATAATAGACATGTTTTTAGACAGAAAACATATTTTCAGacgtcaaaatttaaagaacttAGTTTCTTACTTTTTTGATAAAAGTATCCAATCCATCCAGGACGACATCTATAATCACACAAACCACTATCATTGTTACAACCATCACATGTGAAACTGCTGATACATATTTCGGAACAGTTTTTCCCAAAATATCCAACAGGgcaagctaaaaaaaaacaaaaatctatctatctatctatctatctatcatctatctatctatctatctatctatctatctatctatccatccatcttatctatctatctatctatctatctatctatctatctatctatctatctatctatctatctatctatctatctatctatcttcaAACGTGTGTTAATGTTATGTA
This region includes:
- the LOC117689831 gene encoding monocarboxylate transporter 5 isoform X1, with protein sequence MTNNPTSSNNPVDKGWAWVILAGSSLIFMIYYGTLKTSGLFFVAFQDYYKSEAFITSIIPGVLQTVYSIASLPILTVGLDHLSARQMIIVGGFLQSIAYFIGFFADRIEILIFTHGVLYGIGCATIHGPTAYLIGLYFDRRRELANSVLMASAGFGGLVVPPLYRYLLDVYGLRGTMLIFSGVIFNVVALAGLLKPPSLFHHPSNSNSKSKPEYSNVQIQDNHEYSQVPTGKKRSISLSEIPTPGNGVLSSFENDETWGSLPHRLDIRTHHSSRLSQSFCSLGSTDVVYSLSQSQLNESQAQKDVKNKIMIISLLKKPLLQMYLFVYLFGSIGSSYGHIYISPFARDHGMTTTEVSLLVSVTNMCDFIGRGLCGVIANQRRVKNSTILAVSQLVTAITLALCSFYGSFLSFIALAVMFGLFAGAIFSMTPSIVVDFVGIENFRTAFGIIILGQGITMGTGAPLLGYLRDVYLTYMPSFYFMGACLILSGLTLLMEPCVRKRQDKMENVTRPSEEVVLSA